A portion of the Chondrinema litorale genome contains these proteins:
- a CDS encoding SusC/RagA family TonB-linked outer membrane protein: MKNSLLSGGNCLLKIVTIFFLLFPTVSVFAQDRTISGTITESNGEVLPGVSILVKGTSRGSVSDFNGNYKVNISSDEDILIFSYVGYESQEILVGAQSSINLQLEVDNTELKEVVVTALGIEREKKALGYSVQEVQGEDITEARETNLVNSLSGKVAGVQVSNGSSGLGASSRIIIRGESSLAGKNQPLFVVDGIPINNNTDMRTNSSGIADNMKLDYGNGAAEINPDDIASMSVLKGATATALYGARGAGGVVLITTKSGKGGAKFGVDVNSNITFETVLASPEYQRVYGQGKNEEFSFTDGFGNGTYDGVDESWGPRMDGQLIKQFDSPTTNGVRGGDVHDPSNYVFGPKGVNLVKRGDVTPTPFEDHGDLIDQFFETGRTINNSVSIHGNNDNGSFRLSYTNMDAKGITPNTDLRRNNFFLSTDYKLFDKLTIKAKANYIKTDSDHRHANSYGTESVMYLFTWFGQQVNMASLQDYWQKGLEGRQQYNYNYNYHDNPYFNMYENTNGLDKNRFIGNVQALYEITPDLSLMVRAGTDYSNELREIKRAFSTQRFPYGQYREDKINYREVNTDFLLSYKKSVANDNWYFSASFGGNRMQQVNHFHAISNNQLVIPEVYTFNNTDIALKSAISRPRKQINSLFGFGQVAYKNMIFLDITARNDWSSALLTGIDYSYFYPSVSLSAVLSDAFALPAEISLLKVRAGWANVGNDTDPYFVTDKSQFTFGDQWGDNLVVTESTSLTSSEILPEDQNSYEVGADVRFFGDRLGLDFTYYHSTSQNQIIQVETPITSGYTQRTINAAKIVNKGVELMLSAVPVRLSTGFEWRTFINFAKNDNEIQDLDAPYDLASNRVTLRATSGGSMGDMYGTGFLETEDGSLILREGLPVASNDLRYLGNYNPDFTMGITNEFTYKNLSLNILFDWRQGGELMSLTRLIAATSGNVVETLWGRDVEFGGAHPGIKDSGLPRGDLNDGVIADGVKEVLDGEGNVIGYEENDVVVAASAYHNKRYKRENESEGMYDATYVKLRELRLGYNLPNQWFKNTPIRSMKVSVVGRNLLLWSDFNHGDPELLSYTGGGAVVPGVEDMSIPSTRSYGLNLSFKF; this comes from the coding sequence ATTTTCTCTTATGTAGGATATGAAAGCCAAGAGATTTTGGTAGGAGCCCAGTCTAGCATCAACCTACAGCTAGAGGTTGATAACACAGAGCTAAAAGAGGTGGTAGTAACCGCACTTGGTATTGAAAGGGAAAAGAAAGCACTTGGCTATTCGGTACAGGAAGTACAAGGCGAAGATATTACAGAAGCCAGAGAAACCAACTTGGTAAATTCACTTTCTGGTAAAGTGGCCGGAGTACAAGTTTCTAATGGTAGCTCTGGCTTAGGGGCATCTTCCAGAATTATTATTCGTGGAGAATCTTCATTAGCTGGTAAAAACCAACCATTGTTTGTGGTAGATGGTATTCCTATTAATAACAACACAGACATGAGAACCAACTCTTCTGGCATTGCCGATAATATGAAACTGGATTACGGTAATGGTGCTGCCGAAATTAATCCAGATGATATAGCTTCGATGTCTGTACTAAAAGGGGCGACGGCAACCGCACTTTATGGCGCAAGAGGAGCTGGTGGTGTAGTTTTAATTACAACAAAAAGTGGAAAAGGAGGTGCTAAGTTTGGTGTAGATGTAAACTCTAATATCACTTTCGAAACTGTTTTAGCTTCACCAGAATACCAAAGAGTGTATGGACAAGGTAAAAATGAAGAGTTTAGCTTTACTGATGGTTTTGGTAATGGTACTTATGATGGCGTAGATGAAAGTTGGGGGCCTAGAATGGATGGCCAGCTAATAAAGCAGTTCGATTCTCCAACTACCAATGGAGTAAGAGGTGGTGATGTGCACGATCCATCCAACTATGTTTTTGGTCCTAAGGGTGTAAACTTGGTTAAAAGAGGAGATGTTACGCCAACACCTTTTGAAGATCATGGAGATTTAATCGATCAGTTTTTTGAGACTGGCAGAACTATTAATAACAGTGTGTCTATCCATGGTAATAATGATAATGGAAGTTTCAGGCTTTCTTATACCAATATGGATGCTAAAGGTATTACACCAAATACCGATTTAAGAAGAAACAATTTCTTTTTAAGTACAGATTACAAACTGTTCGACAAACTGACAATTAAGGCTAAAGCAAATTACATTAAAACTGATAGTGATCACCGCCATGCGAATAGTTACGGTACCGAAAGTGTAATGTATTTATTTACTTGGTTTGGCCAACAAGTAAATATGGCTTCTTTGCAAGATTACTGGCAAAAAGGTTTAGAAGGTAGACAGCAATACAACTACAATTATAACTACCACGATAACCCTTACTTTAACATGTATGAAAACACCAATGGGCTCGACAAAAACAGGTTTATTGGTAATGTACAAGCACTTTACGAGATCACTCCAGACCTAAGTCTAATGGTAAGAGCTGGTACAGATTACTCTAATGAATTAAGAGAAATTAAAAGAGCATTTAGTACACAAAGATTCCCTTATGGGCAGTATAGAGAAGATAAAATCAATTATAGAGAGGTAAATACAGATTTCCTTTTAAGCTATAAAAAAAGCGTAGCAAACGATAATTGGTACTTCTCAGCATCTTTTGGGGGAAACAGAATGCAACAAGTCAATCATTTCCATGCGATCTCTAATAATCAGTTAGTAATTCCAGAGGTATATACATTTAATAATACAGATATTGCGCTTAAGTCAGCCATTAGCCGCCCAAGAAAGCAGATTAATAGCTTGTTTGGCTTTGGTCAGGTTGCTTATAAGAACATGATCTTTTTAGATATTACAGCCAGAAATGACTGGTCGAGCGCGCTACTTACCGGTATAGATTATTCTTACTTTTACCCATCCGTTTCTTTAAGTGCAGTTTTGTCTGATGCTTTTGCTTTGCCGGCTGAGATTTCTTTATTAAAAGTAAGAGCTGGTTGGGCAAACGTGGGTAACGATACCGATCCTTATTTTGTAACAGACAAAAGTCAATTCACTTTTGGTGACCAATGGGGAGACAATTTGGTAGTAACAGAAAGTACAAGCTTAACTTCATCAGAGATATTACCAGAAGACCAAAACTCTTATGAAGTAGGTGCTGATGTGAGATTTTTTGGAGATCGTTTAGGCTTAGATTTTACGTATTATCACAGTACTTCTCAAAACCAGATTATTCAGGTAGAAACTCCAATTACTTCTGGTTACACACAACGTACAATTAATGCGGCTAAGATTGTAAACAAGGGTGTTGAATTGATGTTGTCAGCAGTTCCGGTAAGACTTTCTACTGGTTTTGAGTGGAGAACATTTATCAATTTTGCTAAAAACGACAATGAAATCCAAGACTTAGATGCACCTTACGATTTGGCTTCTAACCGTGTAACATTAAGAGCTACATCTGGTGGAAGTATGGGAGATATGTATGGTACAGGTTTTCTTGAGACCGAAGATGGTAGTTTAATTTTGAGAGAAGGTTTGCCTGTTGCTTCAAACGATCTTCGCTATTTGGGTAATTACAATCCAGATTTTACCATGGGTATTACCAATGAGTTTACCTACAAAAACTTATCATTAAATATTTTGTTTGACTGGCGCCAAGGTGGTGAGCTTATGTCTCTCACCAGATTAATTGCAGCTACTTCTGGTAATGTAGTAGAAACTCTTTGGGGAAGAGATGTAGAATTTGGTGGAGCTCATCCGGGAATTAAAGACAGTGGTTTGCCAAGAGGCGATTTAAATGATGGTGTAATTGCCGATGGTGTAAAAGAAGTATTGGATGGAGAAGGAAATGTAATCGGTTACGAAGAAAATGATGTGGTAGTGGCAGCATCAGCATATCACAATAAAAGATACAAGCGCGAAAATGAGTCTGAAGGTATGTACGATGCTACTTATGTTAAGCTTCGAGAGTTAAGACTTGGTTATAATCTACCAAACCAATGGTTTAAAAATACTCCTATCAGAAGTATGAAAGTATCTGTAGTAGGTAGAAACCTATTATTGTGGAGCGATTTTAATCATGGTGATCCTGAATTGCTTTCTTACACGGGTGGTGGTGCAGTTGTTCCCGGTGTAGAAGATATGTCTATCCCTAGCACAAGAAGTTATGGTTTAAACCTCAGCTTCAAATTCTAA
- a CDS encoding SusD/RagB family nutrient-binding outer membrane lipoprotein — MKNIKLILLAFVALLSITACDEFGDDFDNVNPDVADNVDNNPELILTGLIREPINSMVGNAWSEGNLMAQYGARIVFTSFDQFEWGSQEGTWDRLYLTIRDARTLNEIATNIDNASYQAVSMIMEAWATQILTDLWGDVPYSEASFGKLDGNFTPTYDEQELIYTAILDSLSKANDLLNSTEVPVNGDIMFDGDLAKWQKFGNSLRLRVALRLSNVKPEVSEAVIAQVFNNQDVNPIISTNEDNAALTYLTSLPNVKPVTEAGGYRSGSFNEYRMSETLESVLVTYDDPRLQTWFNPTANSVEQGAPDWSGMKNGIVDGDAYTYKGGDAYLSKFADMFYFEPNAVQGLLMKYDEVQFILAEAALNGWIAGDAQAFYEEAITSSFEYWDTEIPTDYLTQDGVAYDGELETIITQKWISLLYTDYQGFLEFKRTSFPSVIVPGPDAFYSSYPSRFEYPTPERSLNASNYQEAVQRQGIDESRFVMAKVWWE, encoded by the coding sequence ATGAAAAATATAAAGCTAATACTATTGGCATTTGTTGCTTTACTTTCAATAACTGCCTGCGACGAATTCGGAGACGATTTCGATAATGTAAACCCAGATGTTGCAGATAATGTAGACAATAATCCCGAATTGATTTTAACTGGTTTAATTAGAGAACCGATTAACAGTATGGTGGGGAATGCTTGGAGCGAAGGTAATTTAATGGCGCAATACGGTGCCAGAATCGTGTTCACTTCTTTCGATCAGTTTGAATGGGGGAGCCAAGAAGGCACTTGGGATAGATTATACCTCACTATTAGAGATGCCAGAACACTGAATGAAATTGCTACCAATATTGATAATGCGAGCTATCAGGCAGTTTCGATGATAATGGAAGCATGGGCAACTCAAATTTTAACAGATTTATGGGGAGATGTGCCATACTCAGAAGCTTCATTTGGTAAACTAGATGGAAATTTTACACCAACTTACGATGAACAAGAACTGATTTATACTGCCATATTGGACTCTTTAAGCAAAGCAAATGATTTATTAAATAGCACTGAAGTTCCTGTAAATGGAGATATTATGTTTGATGGTGATCTTGCTAAGTGGCAAAAGTTTGGAAACTCACTTCGTTTAAGAGTCGCTTTGAGGTTATCAAATGTAAAGCCTGAGGTTTCAGAAGCTGTAATAGCTCAAGTGTTTAATAATCAAGATGTTAACCCAATTATTTCTACTAATGAAGATAATGCAGCATTGACTTATCTAACTTCATTACCCAATGTAAAGCCAGTAACTGAAGCGGGTGGTTATCGTTCTGGCTCATTTAACGAGTACAGAATGTCTGAAACCTTAGAGAGTGTTTTAGTAACTTATGATGATCCGCGCTTGCAAACTTGGTTTAATCCTACAGCGAATTCTGTAGAGCAAGGTGCACCAGATTGGTCTGGAATGAAAAACGGAATTGTAGACGGTGACGCATACACTTATAAAGGTGGAGATGCTTATCTTTCAAAATTTGCAGACATGTTTTATTTTGAACCAAATGCTGTACAAGGCTTACTAATGAAGTATGATGAAGTACAGTTTATTTTGGCAGAAGCAGCTTTAAATGGATGGATTGCTGGTGATGCACAAGCTTTTTATGAAGAAGCAATAACATCATCTTTTGAATATTGGGATACGGAAATACCTACAGATTATTTAACCCAAGATGGAGTTGCTTATGATGGCGAGCTCGAAACCATTATTACTCAAAAGTGGATTTCTTTACTTTATACAGATTATCAGGGCTTTTTAGAGTTTAAAAGAACTTCGTTTCCAAGTGTGATTGTTCCGGGGCCAGATGCATTTTATAGCTCTTACCCTAGTCGGTTCGAATATCCTACACCTGAGCGTAGCTTAAATGCTTCAAACTATCAAGAAGCAGTACAACGCCAAGGTATAGATGAGTCTAGGTTTGTGATGGCAAAAGTTTGGTGGGAATAA
- the phnW gene encoding 2-aminoethylphosphonate--pyruvate transaminase — protein MYPENPYYLLTPGPLSTSKSVKAAMLRDWCTWDDDYKEIVQQVRKDLLEIAGVGDEYTSVLMQGSGTFSVESVIGSVTSTNSKLLVLENGSYGRRIAQIAERLNVNCITYSASENEQHNPVKLAKILEEDQAITHVALVHCETTTGMLNAAERISEIAKEHGKIFILDAMSSFGGIPIDMIEAGIDFLISSANKCIQGVPGFGFVIAKKAELEKCKGRARSLALDLYDQWEAMENDPGKWRYTSPTHTVRAFVQALAELHEEGGVLKRYERYQENHAILVEGMREAGFETFLPDYLQSPIITAFKNPEEIAYNFNQFYDLLKTRGFVIYPGKVSDADTFRIGNIGHVFPEDFRELIKAVKSCIYWKETTF, from the coding sequence ATGTATCCGGAAAACCCATATTACCTTTTAACGCCAGGACCACTATCAACAAGTAAATCTGTAAAAGCTGCCATGTTGAGAGACTGGTGCACTTGGGATGATGATTATAAAGAAATTGTGCAGCAAGTAAGAAAAGACTTATTGGAAATTGCCGGAGTAGGAGATGAGTACACATCTGTATTAATGCAAGGAAGTGGTACCTTCTCAGTAGAATCTGTAATTGGAAGTGTAACTTCTACCAACTCTAAGCTGCTTGTATTAGAGAATGGATCTTATGGAAGAAGAATAGCTCAAATAGCTGAGCGATTAAATGTAAATTGTATCACTTATTCAGCTTCTGAAAATGAACAGCATAACCCTGTAAAACTCGCTAAAATATTAGAAGAAGATCAAGCAATTACTCATGTAGCATTGGTGCATTGCGAAACTACAACTGGTATGCTTAACGCTGCCGAGCGTATTTCTGAAATCGCCAAAGAGCATGGTAAAATATTTATATTAGATGCAATGAGCAGCTTTGGAGGTATTCCTATTGATATGATTGAGGCAGGTATCGATTTTTTAATTAGCTCGGCTAATAAATGTATTCAAGGAGTACCCGGATTCGGATTTGTAATTGCGAAAAAAGCAGAGTTAGAAAAATGTAAAGGCAGAGCAAGATCACTGGCACTAGATTTATACGACCAATGGGAAGCTATGGAAAACGATCCTGGAAAATGGAGATATACATCACCAACTCATACAGTGAGAGCATTTGTACAGGCTTTGGCAGAATTACACGAAGAGGGTGGAGTGCTTAAACGATATGAACGTTATCAGGAGAATCATGCAATTTTAGTAGAAGGCATGAGAGAAGCTGGATTCGAAACATTTTTGCCAGATTATTTGCAGTCGCCCATCATTACCGCATTTAAGAATCCAGAAGAAATCGCCTATAATTTTAATCAGTTTTATGATCTCTTAAAAACTAGAGGTTTTGTAATATATCCCGGAAAAGTTTCAGATGCTGATACTTTCCGCATTGGTAATATCGGACATGTATTTCCAGAAGACTTTCGTGAACTGATTAAAGCAGTAAAGTCTTGTATATACTGGAAAGAAACAACTTTTTAA
- a CDS encoding HAD-IA family hydrolase, with protein MDIQLVVFDMAGTTVKDRNNVCIAIMEALADEGIFVEIPVINKVLGYPKPLAIRMLMGMKLPNEKDITDKYVDEIHQNFVKKMIHHYESSPFVAEKSGVRETLAALKSCGIKIGIDTGFNREIADTIFARLNWVKDGIFDYSITSDEVKNGRPHPDMILNLMEQAGVTDPKQVIKVGDAVSDIQEGRAAGCGMVVAVTTGSWKKEDLEKEEPDYLIYSLPELLDIIGIHQPQ; from the coding sequence ATGGATATTCAGTTAGTAGTTTTTGATATGGCAGGAACTACAGTGAAAGACAGAAATAATGTTTGCATAGCTATAATGGAAGCTTTGGCAGATGAAGGCATTTTTGTTGAAATACCTGTTATCAATAAAGTATTAGGCTACCCTAAGCCATTAGCTATAAGAATGTTGATGGGAATGAAGTTGCCGAATGAAAAAGATATTACAGATAAATATGTTGATGAAATTCATCAAAATTTCGTCAAGAAAATGATACATCACTACGAAAGTAGCCCCTTTGTAGCCGAAAAATCGGGAGTAAGAGAAACCTTAGCCGCTTTAAAAAGTTGTGGAATCAAAATAGGAATAGATACCGGGTTTAACAGAGAAATCGCAGATACCATTTTTGCCCGATTAAATTGGGTTAAAGATGGTATTTTTGATTACTCCATTACCAGCGACGAGGTAAAAAACGGTCGTCCACATCCAGATATGATATTGAATCTGATGGAGCAAGCAGGGGTAACTGATCCAAAGCAAGTTATAAAAGTAGGAGATGCGGTTTCAGATATACAAGAGGGCAGAGCTGCAGGTTGTGGTATGGTAGTAGCCGTTACTACTGGCTCTTGGAAAAAAGAAGATTTGGAAAAAGAAGAACCAGATTATTTGATTTATAGCCTTCCAGAATTATTAGATATCATTGGTATACATCAGCCACAATGA
- a CDS encoding metallophosphoesterase, producing MKFFSLVGLFIPLCLQLSAQVKPVAEWYFWPDYTLPGNAKNYPGPKLDNPASYFQKLEYKNTPLLFFSEEPTERLINFLAKEKIPQEDFTIELWLLVHVNQPVGALITLKDRSLQTEPDWLLGYYGDELVYSLKTVKHPYGEIINKKVDDYWSGNFLHIVAVYEAGKMKLYYNGNLLDEITVGARAKPAGETAVNNQIELAAYLKNEPYMDLGNLVKSLRIYDQAISKEEITSNFTHYKKMVERGILYPDLFHFATGPYLNYATKSSINLLWEADRETTATIEYGTSLPLKNKLEVNSERLIKEDNAEPDNFIGEAALTGLASGTKYFYQITLKDKAGNEIQSGVLTFKTAVEDDEAFAFAVIGDTEARPHINDRVAKLIWGERPDFCLNLGDLTDGGIKRQKFQWNYEYFSGMTQLHSRIPVFPVAGNGESDLYWYNRYHALPEPEGYYKFTYGNADFFMLDSNQEEEFAPGKKQYVWLEEQLKSSQANWKFVCHHHAPYSADEDDYGDSWKEQTDMGDLEVRKIVPLYEKYGVDMVFFGHLHTYQRTLPIASNQVNEENGVIYVQAGGGGGNLEDFAPARAWFSAKTYRGHHYFTINIFNNSLSFKMYDTEGRLKDFLELKK from the coding sequence ATGAAATTTTTTAGTTTAGTAGGCTTATTTATACCACTCTGCTTACAATTATCGGCACAGGTAAAGCCAGTAGCAGAGTGGTATTTCTGGCCAGATTATACCCTGCCCGGAAATGCCAAAAACTATCCCGGTCCTAAGTTGGACAATCCGGCAAGTTACTTTCAGAAACTAGAATACAAAAACACTCCTTTACTTTTCTTTTCTGAAGAACCAACTGAGCGACTGATTAATTTTTTAGCTAAAGAAAAGATTCCGCAAGAAGATTTTACCATTGAATTGTGGTTGTTGGTTCATGTAAATCAGCCGGTCGGTGCTTTAATTACATTAAAAGACAGAAGCCTACAAACCGAACCTGATTGGTTGCTAGGTTACTATGGAGATGAGCTTGTTTATTCTCTTAAAACAGTTAAGCATCCTTATGGTGAGATTATAAATAAAAAGGTAGACGATTACTGGTCTGGTAATTTTTTGCACATAGTTGCTGTGTATGAAGCTGGTAAAATGAAATTGTATTACAATGGTAATTTGCTTGATGAAATAACAGTTGGAGCAAGAGCCAAACCAGCAGGAGAAACCGCAGTAAATAATCAGATAGAACTGGCTGCATACTTAAAGAATGAACCCTATATGGATTTAGGTAATCTGGTAAAATCGCTCAGAATTTATGATCAAGCAATTTCAAAAGAAGAGATTACAAGTAATTTTACCCATTACAAAAAAATGGTGGAGCGAGGAATTCTCTATCCAGACTTATTCCATTTTGCAACTGGTCCTTATTTAAATTATGCCACAAAATCTAGTATCAATTTACTTTGGGAGGCAGATCGAGAAACAACTGCTACTATAGAATATGGTACTTCATTGCCTTTAAAAAACAAACTCGAAGTTAATTCAGAGAGATTGATAAAGGAAGACAATGCTGAACCAGATAATTTTATTGGCGAGGCAGCACTCACTGGTTTAGCGTCTGGCACAAAATACTTTTATCAAATTACACTAAAAGACAAGGCAGGTAACGAAATTCAATCTGGTGTTTTAACTTTTAAAACAGCGGTTGAAGATGACGAAGCTTTTGCTTTTGCAGTAATAGGCGATACAGAAGCGAGACCACACATCAACGATCGGGTAGCAAAATTGATTTGGGGTGAGCGACCAGATTTTTGTTTAAATCTTGGCGATTTAACAGATGGAGGTATAAAAAGACAAAAATTTCAATGGAATTATGAGTATTTTAGTGGAATGACTCAACTCCATAGCCGGATTCCGGTTTTTCCTGTAGCTGGAAATGGTGAGTCAGACTTGTACTGGTATAATCGTTACCATGCATTGCCAGAACCAGAAGGTTATTATAAATTTACTTATGGCAATGCAGATTTTTTTATGTTAGACAGCAACCAAGAAGAAGAGTTTGCTCCTGGTAAAAAACAGTATGTTTGGCTAGAAGAACAATTAAAAAGCTCTCAAGCAAATTGGAAGTTTGTTTGCCATCATCATGCTCCTTACTCTGCTGATGAAGACGATTATGGCGATTCATGGAAGGAGCAAACAGATATGGGAGATTTAGAGGTAAGAAAAATTGTACCTCTCTATGAGAAATACGGTGTAGATATGGTGTTTTTTGGCCATTTACACACTTACCAAAGAACACTACCTATTGCATCAAATCAAGTAAATGAAGAAAATGGAGTAATCTACGTGCAAGCAGGAGGAGGAGGTGGAAACCTAGAAGACTTTGCCCCTGCAAGAGCATGGTTTAGCGCTAAAACCTATCGAGGACATCATTACTTTACAATCAATATTTTCAACAATTCCCTCAGTTTTAAAATGTATGATACTGAGGGTAGACTAAAAGATTTTTTAGAACTTAAAAAATAG
- a CDS encoding histidinol-phosphatase: MAWTNYHGHCYYCDGKLEPEAYVEKALELDMPAIGFSSHCPFEGGHGWNMKMEELPDYLKEVEGLKQQYGDQIQIYTGLEMDYIPGVISNQSEHIKQANLDYTIGSIHYTGVFDDGRFCEIDGAHQKFLEGLHHIFDGDVKAMVSKYFELTREMLKDGIDVLGHLDKIKIQAEQGVLFSEFEDWYRIEVSKTLESIAEEKVILEVNTRGIYKKKSVETYPSKWILTLAKELDIDIMLNADAHHPEELNAVFTETASKLKKIGFKELKVLKNGEWVSLSFSERGVNWE; this comes from the coding sequence ATGGCCTGGACCAATTATCACGGACACTGCTATTACTGCGATGGCAAACTAGAACCCGAAGCTTATGTAGAAAAAGCTTTGGAATTAGATATGCCAGCTATTGGCTTTTCTTCTCATTGCCCTTTTGAAGGCGGGCATGGTTGGAATATGAAGATGGAAGAACTGCCAGATTACCTCAAAGAAGTAGAAGGTTTAAAACAACAATACGGAGACCAAATTCAAATTTACACAGGTCTAGAAATGGACTATATTCCGGGCGTAATTAGTAATCAGTCTGAGCATATAAAACAAGCAAATCTAGATTATACCATTGGTTCTATACATTATACTGGTGTTTTTGATGACGGCAGGTTTTGTGAAATTGATGGAGCTCATCAGAAATTCTTGGAAGGTTTACATCATATTTTTGATGGTGATGTAAAAGCAATGGTAAGTAAGTATTTTGAGCTAACCAGAGAAATGCTAAAAGATGGAATAGATGTTTTAGGGCATTTAGATAAGATTAAAATTCAGGCAGAGCAAGGAGTATTGTTTTCAGAATTTGAAGATTGGTATAGAATAGAGGTTTCTAAAACGCTAGAATCGATTGCAGAAGAAAAAGTTATTCTCGAAGTAAATACCAGAGGAATTTACAAGAAAAAATCTGTGGAGACTTATCCCTCTAAATGGATATTAACTTTAGCAAAAGAGCTAGATATAGATATAATGTTAAATGCAGATGCACATCATCCGGAAGAATTAAATGCCGTTTTTACAGAAACCGCCTCTAAACTCAAAAAAATAGGCTTTAAGGAGCTAAAAGTTTTAAAAAATGGTGAATGGGTTTCATTGTCTTTTAGCGAACGTGGAGTAAATTGGGAATAA
- a CDS encoding DUF5690 family protein, whose amino-acid sequence MNLNKSVTQWLSKTKLPLFTLFAVLAAFCTYSCMYAFRKPFAVATFEGIAFWGIDYKILLIVAQVLGYTLSKFLGIKIVSEAGTKIRGISILVLIGLAEIALLGFALTPAPYNIIFLFFNGLPLGMVWGLVFSYLEGRRVTEILGAGLSISFIFSSGFVKTIGAIVMQDWGFTEFWMPFITGGLFAFPLLFFVWMLERLPAPSALDEELRTKREPMNGKQRKQLFLGFAPGLILLIIVYALLTAFRDFRDNFAAEIWQAVGYGDSPEIFTATEIPISLAILIMMSLVFLVKDNAKALMVNHLIIFAGIVLVGLSTMAYQNSMIGPELWMILVGLGLYMGYVPFNSIFFDRFIAAFQYISNVGFLIYLADAFGYMGSVGIMLYKNFGNANMSWLNFFISSSYIMAVVGAVFTLLSMYYFAQKHKAWKQDKMVVSGERLA is encoded by the coding sequence ATGAATCTTAACAAATCTGTAACTCAGTGGCTGAGTAAAACTAAACTACCACTCTTCACTCTTTTCGCAGTATTGGCTGCTTTTTGTACCTATTCATGCATGTACGCATTCCGTAAACCTTTTGCTGTGGCTACTTTTGAAGGCATAGCGTTTTGGGGAATCGATTATAAAATACTGCTCATTGTTGCTCAAGTTTTGGGCTATACTTTATCTAAGTTTTTAGGAATTAAGATAGTATCTGAGGCTGGAACAAAAATTAGAGGCATAAGCATTTTAGTACTCATCGGTTTGGCTGAGATTGCTTTACTAGGCTTTGCTTTAACTCCTGCACCTTATAATATTATCTTCTTGTTTTTTAATGGATTGCCGTTGGGTATGGTTTGGGGCTTGGTGTTTAGTTACTTAGAAGGCAGAAGAGTTACAGAAATTTTAGGTGCTGGGTTGTCTATAAGCTTTATATTTTCATCGGGCTTTGTAAAAACAATAGGAGCTATTGTAATGCAAGATTGGGGATTTACAGAGTTTTGGATGCCATTTATAACTGGTGGATTATTCGCATTTCCTTTGCTCTTTTTTGTTTGGATGCTCGAACGACTACCAGCACCTTCAGCATTAGATGAGGAACTACGAACCAAGCGAGAACCAATGAATGGTAAGCAGAGAAAGCAATTATTCTTAGGATTTGCACCAGGTTTAATTTTACTTATAATCGTTTATGCTCTGCTCACTGCATTTAGAGATTTTAGAGATAATTTTGCTGCTGAGATTTGGCAAGCAGTAGGCTATGGAGATTCCCCAGAAATTTTCACTGCTACAGAAATTCCAATTTCACTGGCAATTTTAATTATGATGAGCTTGGTCTTTTTAGTGAAAGATAATGCCAAAGCCCTCATGGTAAACCATCTCATTATTTTTGCAGGAATTGTTTTGGTGGGTCTTAGTACAATGGCATATCAAAATAGCATGATTGGCCCAGAGCTTTGGATGATTCTTGTTGGGCTTGGCCTATACATGGGTTATGTACCTTTTAACAGTATATTTTTCGATAGGTTTATCGCTGCATTTCAATATATATCAAATGTTGGCTTCCTTATCTATTTGGCAGATGCTTTTGGCTATATGGGCAGTGTCGGAATTATGTTATACAAAAACTTTGGCAATGCCAATATGAGCTGGCTTAACTTTTTTATATCTTCTAGTTATATAATGGCTGTTGTAGGAGCAGTTTTTACCTTGCTTTCTATGTATTACTTCGCCCAAAAGCATAAAGCATGGAAACAAGATAAAATGGTAGTCTCAGGTGAAAGGCTGGCGTAA